In the Oryza glaberrima chromosome 6, OglaRS2, whole genome shotgun sequence genome, one interval contains:
- the LOC127777778 gene encoding uncharacterized protein LOC127777778 — MEKRATTTRAVVLRLDDLSLPPRRLTVQSRLPVSHLLRALPQPLLESSSFYLTADGRPLPLSAPVASLPPSGSVQLRLRALRGGGGDGGATGAESRDCYLSMYLAKKPDKADPNEARLSRFTCCALSGEPLAAPAVADRLGNLFNKEALVEALLHKRLPKALSHIRGLKDMIPIHLHPKPDADAAGEEVRFQCPVTGLDFNGKYQFLALRKCGHVLSVKALKEVKTSACLVCHKEFDEADKMPLNGTEDEVAALRLRMEEERGKVKEKKEKKVGNGLSGSKHAAAAVMAGGAEKLENGKKGEAPSSKRFKAGDHAPAYANKEVYASIFTSSKKSDFKETYSCRSLPLGRN; from the coding sequence ATGGAGAAGCGCGCGACCACCACCAGGGCGGTGGTGCTCCGCCTCGACGACCTCTCccttccgccgcgccgcctcaccGTGCAGTCCCGCCTCCCGGTCTcccacctcctccgcgcgcTGCCGCAGCCGCTGCTCGAGTCGTCGTCGTTCTACCTCACCGCCGATGGCCGCCCGCTCCCGCTGTCCGCGCCCGTGGCGTCGCTTCCGCCGTCGGGTTCGGtccagctccgcctccgcgcgctccgcggcggtggcggcgacggcggcgccacggGCGCCGAGTCCCGCGACTGCTACCTCTCCATGTACCTCGCGAAGAAGCCCGACAAGGCCGACCCCAACGAGGCGCGGCTCTCCCGCTTCACCTGCTGCGCGCTCTCCGGCGAGCCGCTTGccgcgcccgccgtcgccgatcgCCTGGGTAACCTCTTCAACAAGGAGGCCCTCGTCGAGGCGCTCCTCCACAAGCGCCTCCCCAAGGCGCTCTCACACATCAGGGGTCTCAAGGACATGATCCCCATCCACCTGCATCCTAAGCCTGATGCCGATGCGGCTGGTGAGGAGGTCCGGTTCCAGTGCCCGGTCACCGGGCTCGATTTCAATGGGAAGTACCAATTCCTTGCGCTTCGCAAGTGTGGCCATGTGCTCAGCGTGAAGGCTCTCAAGGAGGTGAAGACCTCGGCGTGCTTGGTATGCCATAAGGAGTTTGATGAGGCGGACAAGATGCCGCTCAACGGAACCGAGGACGAGGTTGCGGCATTGAGGCtgaggatggaggaggagagggggaaggtgaaggaaaagaaggagaagaaggtggGAAATGGGCTAAGTGGGAGTAAGCATGCTGCCGCTGCCGTGATGGCAGGGGGTGCTGAGAAGCTTGAAAATGGGAAGAAGGGGGAGGCTCCCTCTTCGAAGCGGTTCAAGGCTGGAGACCATGCACCGGCATATGCAAACAAAGAAGTGTATGCATCGATTTTTACTTCTTCCAAGAAGTCAGATTTCAAGGAGACATACTCATGCCGGTCACTTCCCCTTGGAAGGAACTGA
- the LOC127777683 gene encoding transcription factor LRL3-like, producing MQPSSRDTVAGGGGEGTQDDFFDQMLSTLPSAWADLGGGGGGAAGKSPWEVDPAAAAAAASQVFDESALLASRLRHHQIGGAGGGGGEKPVMLQLSELHRQAGGGEEDGSGAFSPLPLFTDRTNVPPREEMEGGFKSPNAAAGGEHALFNGFGVHGGSGGAGQPPFGQGGSMSGQSFGGPAASGGTAPVTSSGGGGTGPPRQQRVRARRGQATDPHSIAERLRRERIAERMKSLQELVPNANKTDKASMLDEIIDYVKFLQLQVKVLSMSRLGGAAGMAPLVASMSSEGNSNGSSNGGGGKASKGGTGGEGGGGGGGGGGGTGGGMRVTEQQVAKMMEEDMGTAMQYLQGKGLCLMPISLASAISSATSSASLLSRPSIRHAGAPPQTMLDAAGPTSPAAMSNGDDPRHAKADSGAGGTQ from the exons ATGCAGCCGAGCAGCCGCGacacggtcgccggcggcggcggcgaggggacgcAGGATGACTTCTTCGACCAGATGCTCTCCACGCTGCCGTCGGCGTGGGCCGACctggggggcggcggcggcggcgcggcggggaagTCGCCGTGGGAGGTcgatccggcagcggcggcggcggcggcgtcgcaggTGTTCGACGAGTCGGCGCTGCTCGCGTCCCGCCTCCGGCATCACCAGATCGGtggggctggcggcggcgggggagagaaGCCGGTGATGCTGCAGCTGAGCGAGCTGCACcggcaggccggcggcggcgaggaggacgggaGCGGCGCGttctcgccgctgccgctgttcACGGACCGGACGAACGTGCCGCCgcgggaggagatggagggcgGCTTCAAGTCGcccaatgccgccgcc GGAGGCGAGCACGCGCTGTTCAACGGGTTCGGCGtgcacggcggcagcggcggcgccgggcagcCGCCGTTCGGCCAG GGAGGATCAATGTCGGGGCAGAGCTTCGgagggccggcggcgagcggaggcacGGCGCCGGTCACCTcctccggtggcggtggcacggggccgccgcggcagcagcGGGTGCGCGCGAGGAGAGGGCAAGCCACCGACCCACACAGCATCGCCGAACGT CTTCGGAGGGAGAGGATAGCGGAGCGGATGAAATCGCTGCAGGAGCTAGTCCCAAACGCCAACAAG ACGGACAAGGCGTCGATGCTGGACGAGATCATCGACTACGTCAAGTTCCTGCAGCTCCAAGTCAAG GTTCTCAGCATGAGccggctcggcggcgccgccggcatggCGCCGCTGGTGGCGAGCATGTCGTCGGAg GGGAACAGCAACGGgagcagcaatggcggcggcggcaaggcgagcaagggcggcaccggcggcgagggcggcggcggcggaggaggaggaggaggtggcaccGGTGGTGGGATGCGGGTGACGGAGCAGCAGGTGGCGAAGATGATGGAGGAGGACATGGGCACGGCGATGCAGTACCTGCAGGGGAAGGGGCTCTGTCTGATGCCGAtctccctcgcctccgccatctcgtcggcgacctcgtcggcgtcgctcCTCTCCCGCCCGTCCATCCGccacgccggcgcgccgccgcagacgatgctcgacgccgccggcccgacctcgccggcggcgatgtcTAACGGCGATGACCCACGGCACGCAAAGGCggacagcggcgccggcgggacgCAATGA
- the LOC127775951 gene encoding uncharacterized protein LOC127775951: MGSEDTKDMLKNVDWKTVGGGSVTTDPSQPVVKKRLPKKIRQVPECYFLPRRSLPSALAIYGAVCAAGVGAGMLLEVWINKKIKEDSAIVWEMGK; this comes from the exons ATGGGCAGTGAGGACACAAAAGATATGCTGAAGAATGTGGACTGGAAAACAGTTGGTGGTGGTTCAGTGACTACTGACCCAAGCCAACCAGTTGTTAAAAAGCGTCTCCCAAAGAAAATTAGACAAGTTCCTGAATGCTATTTCCTGCCTCGGCGATCTTTGCCTTCTGCATTGGCAATCTATGGCGCTGTGTGTGCTGCTGGAGTTGGCGCAGGGATGCTGCTTGAGGTTTGGATAAACAAAAAGATCAAAG AGGACAGTGCCATTGTCTGGGAAATGGGCAAATGA
- the LOC127777907 gene encoding protein POLAR LOCALIZATION DURING ASYMMETRIC DIVISION AND REDISTRIBUTION-like, giving the protein MEGSARVGSRMGAMEALPLPPPPRLAAVSSPSPAASIRAHLARAAGAGGGVESCQSPRSLLSRILQRGGDGGGGGGGKFGCRVRLPRRYSSTSAAGAGAEAKDTASEQDAPARVKVVGRAPDLSLDTPRSSCTLDEGRNGKKKQEEEIMSMNLGLGASLVLLLSKGAVELNKMVELRAQMEALVSEIRKETQSKHKDSAAARSSSQESDGRSTTAVKDPIARAAVSDDAMSNCSGGGGGGGGRAAVVMHRMEAELQVELSRLQCGGVAAAHGEKRGAPPTMHGLELPLLQVKTTTKSNVSDSPPRSCVVDDDDDVAEGGNGGEVVEEDDDDEEDEEYDEEGEEEEEEEYGSGGGGDKSPPHGGVSARALERRLYELLQKRQQERIVELEAALDATQRRLHEKEREVVWWRDAAKLVTHRRDESRRFARS; this is encoded by the exons ATGGAGGGCTCAGCGAGGGTTGGTAGTAGGATGGGGGCGATGGaggcgctgccgctgcctccgccgccgcgcctcgcggcggtgtcgtcgccgtcgccggcggcgtccatcAGGGCGCACCTCGCGAGAGccgccggcgcaggcggcggcgtcgagagCTGCCAGTCGCCGCGCTCGCTGCTGTCGCGCATCCTgcagcgaggcggcgacggcggcggcggcggcggcgggaagttCGGGTGCCGGGTGCGGCTGCCGCGGCGGTAcagctccacctccgccgccggcgccggcgccgaggcgaAGGACACCGCCTCCGAGCAGGACGCCCCGGCCAGGGTCAAGGTCGTCGGGAGGGCGCCGGATCTGTCGCTCGACACGCCGCGGAGTTCTTGCACGCTCGACGAGGGGAGAAATG GGAAGaagaagcaggaggaggagatcatGTCGATGAACCTTGGGCTGGGCGCGAGCTTGGTGTTGCTCTTGTCCAAGGGCGCCGTGGAGCTGAACAAGATGGTGGAGCTCCGCGCGCAGATGGAGGCGCTCGTGTCGGAGATCAGGAAGGAGACGCAGAGCAAGCACaaggactccgccgccgcccgttcgAGCTCGCAAGAATCCGATGGTCGCAGCACCACCGCCGTGAAGGATCccatcgcccgcgccgccgtctccgacgACGCGATGTCCaactgctccggcggcggcggcggcggaggaggacgcgccGCCGTGGTGATGCACCGGATGGAGGCGGAGCTCCAGGTGGAGCTGAGCCGCTTGCagtgcggcggcgtcgccgccgcgcacggcgaGAAGCGTGGCGCTCCTCCCACCATGCACGGACTCGAG CTGCCGCTGCTGCaggtgaagacgacgacgaagagcAACGTGTCGGACAGCCCGCCGAGGAGCtgcgtcgtcgacgacgacgacgacgtggcaGAAGGTGGCAATGGCGGAGAGGTGgtcgaggaagacgacgacgacgaggaggacgaagagtatgacgaggagggggaggaggaagaagaggaggagtacggcagcggcggcggcggggacaaGAGCCCGCCGCACGGCGGCGTGTCGGCGCGGGCGCTGGAGCGGCGGCTGTACGAGCTGCTGCAGAAGCGGCAGCAGGAGCGGATCGTGGAGCTGGAGGCCGCCCTGGACGCCacccagcgccgcctccacgaGAAGGAGCGCGAGGTCGTGTGGTGGCGCGACGCCGCCAAGCTCGTCACCCACCGCCGCGACGAGTCCCGCCGCTTCGCCAGATCGTAG
- the LOC127776388 gene encoding ubiquitin carboxyl-terminal hydrolase 23: MAEVEVAAAAAAAEGVLHRRIEFHLARRSHSVVAVGGGGFRMETLNPDAGDRAAAGAAQGMGVAAGGEGEARRAEKGEVVGGGLDPELSVARIYLGRIGAGLQNLGNTCYLNSVLQCLTYTEPFAAYLQSGKHKSSCRTAGFCALCALQNHVKTALQSTGKIVTPSQIVKNLRCISRSFRNSRQEDAHELMVNLLESMHKCCLPSGVPSESPSAYEKSLVHKIFGGRLRSQVKCTQCSHCSNKFDPFLDLSLDIGKATSLVRALQNFTAEELLDGGEKQYQCQRCRKKVVAKKKFTIDKAPYVLTIHLKRFSPFNPREKIDKKVDFQPMLDLKPFISDSKGADFKYSLYGVLVHAGWNTQSGHYYCFVRTSSGMWHNLDDNQVRQVREADVLRQKAYMLFYVRDRVGNPTPRKDNITANMPAKRTIPEKISGLSGMIQSGVIEAKLNGSSSPYGDKRLHGISNGNSIKTSREHYLKKDGKTEAPKASENNGLASTQKASAPQIDGATLSAQSKQITSTGHREVSSSDRSASLTHVIVNQAVAMVPSQELQPKVDGLTDTSSLGNGNAILSERNKQTSQHQNPFSMPASHGKDTGAGLAAQTFPTKDAIVSNGVVPSSRDPISSEKVCGLQKSIKQDDKTVKELPISENNIVSGLEQVNARKQTSSEVSMKVAAADSCNSNTPKRVDLKSKKLVRYPVMNMWLGPRQVMLGSLKVQKKKKCNRTRRRSVVCEDMANATCSGNNTSEQQASTSTTTSSETVQCTPRGRKRAYDSDSPKNNNQKQNKQDVVGADTGSGELNMDKRNVISETAASAELPKLGPGSSANQEHSRNNVHAKLGVPRHFTVLTRDLAEVTVPCWDDVAVSNAEARESKHSESKSIGYVLDEWDEEYDRGKTKKIRNSKEDYGGPNPFQEEANYISQRNMKQRTYQPKSWKKHAHVRR, encoded by the exons ATGGCGGAGgttgaggtggcggcggcggcggcggcggcggagggggtgcTGCACAGGAGGATCGAGTTCCACCTCGCGAGGAGGTCGCACTCGGTGGTGGCGGTCGGGGGAGGCGGGTTCCGGATGGAGACGCTGAACCCCGACGCGGGTgacagggcggcggcgggggcggcgcaggggatgggggtggcggcggggggcgagggggaggcgaggagggcggAGAAGGGGGAGGTGGTCGGCGGTGGGCTGGATCCGGAGCTCAGCGTCGCCAGGATCTACCTCGGGAGAATT GGTGCTGGCCTGCAAAATCTTGGGAACACTTGCTACCTGAACTCGGTGCTGCAATGCTTGACGTACACAGAACCATTCGCGGCCTATTTGCAGAGCGGGAAGCACAAGTCTTCAT GTCGTACTGCTGGATTTTGTGCACTATGTGCTCTTCAAAACCACGTTAAGACTGCTCTACAGTCAACTGGAAAAATAGTGACGCCATCACAGATTGTCAAGAACTTGCGCT GCATCTCCCGTAGTTTCCGCAATTCAAGGCAGGAGGATGCACATGAGTTAATGGTTAATTTACTTGAATCCATGCATAAATGTTGTCTACCTTCTGGAGTACCAAGTGAGTCTCCTAGTGCATATGAGAAGAGCTTAGTTCACAAAATATTTGGTGGCCGCCTAAGAAGTCAG GTGAAATGCACACAGTGCTCACATTGCTCCAACAAATTTGATCCTTTCTTGGATCTCAGCCTTGATATTGGTAAGGCCACGTCTCTGGTGAGGGCACTTCAAAATTTCACTGCGGAAGAGCTCTTAGATGGGGGAGAAAAGCAATATCAGTGCCAACGCTGCAGGAAAAAGGTTGTAGCAAAGAAAAAGTTTACAATTGATAAGGCGCCATATGTTCTGACAATTCATCTGAAGCGCTTTAGCCCTTTCAACCCCCGTGAAAAGATTGACAAAAAAGTTGATTTTCAGCCAATGCTAGACTTGAAGCCATTTATTAGCGACTCTAAA GGCGCAGATTTTAAATACAGCCTTTATGGTGTTTTGGTTCATGCTGGTTGGAACACTCAGTCAGGCCATTATTATTGCTTCGTTCGAACTTCCAGTGGAATGTGGCACAACCTTGATGATAACCAG GTACGCCAAGTCCGTGAGGCAGATGTATTGAGACAGAAAGCATATATGTTATTTTATGTACGTGACAGAGTTGGGAATCCAACTCCACGCAAGGATAATATCACTGCTAATATGCCAGCCAAGAGAACAATACCTGAAAAGATCTCAGGTCTGAGTGGTATGATCCAGAGCGGCGTAATTGAAGCAAAATTGAATGGTTCCTCGTCTCCTTATGGCGATAAGAGGTTGCACGGCATAAGCAATGGGAACTCAATCAAGACTTCAAGAGAGCATTATTTGAAGAAAGATGGCAAAACTGAAGCTCCTAAAGCCTCTGAAAACAATGGCCTGGCTTCCACACAGAAAGCTTCTGCACCTCAAATTGATGGTGCTACCTTATCTGCTCAATCTAAGCAAATTACTTCAACTGGTCACAGAGAGGTATCTTCATCAGATCGATCTGCATCTCTTACACATGTGATTGTGAACCAAGCAGTGGCCATGGTTCCGTCGCAGGAATTGCAACCAAAGGTTGATGGCTTAACCGATACCTCTTCCCTGGGCAATGGCAATGCGATATTGTCTGAGCGAAATAAACAAACATCCCAGCATCAAAATCCATTTTCTATGCCAGCTTCCCATGGAAAGGACACAGGGGCAGGGCTTGCTGCACAAACTTTCCCAACTAAG GATGCTATTGTTTCAAATGGTGTTGTACCTAGTAGCAGGGATCCAATTTCCAGTGAGAAGGTGTGTGGCTTGCAAAAATCCATCAAGCAAGATGACAAAACGGTGAAAGAACTTCCTATAAGCGAG AACAATATAGTATCAGGACTTGAACAAGTCAACGCCAGAAAACAGACTAGCTCTGAAGTTTCCATGAAGGTAGCTGCAGCTGATTCGTGCAATAGCAACACACCTAAAAGGGTGGATTTGAAGTCAAAGAAACTTGTGAGATATCCAGTCATGAACATGTGGCTTGGGCCCAGACAAGTTATGCTAGGTTCACTAAAggtacaaaagaaaaagaaatgcaatAGAACTAGAAGACGGTCTGTAGTTTGTGAGGACATGGCCAATGCCACTTGTTCAGGTAACAACACAAGCGAGCAGCAGGCATCAACATCAACAACAACGTCGTCTGAAACTGTGCAATGTACTCCCAGAGGGCGGAAACGTGCCTATGATAGTGACAGTCCTAAAAATAATAACCAGAAGCAAAACAAGCAAGACGTTGTTGGAGCCGATACTGGTAGTGGTGAACTTAACATGGATAAGAGAAATGTTATTAGTGAAACCGCTGCTAGTGCTGAGCTTCCGAAGCTGGGTCCAGGCTCTTCTGCAAATCAGGAACATTCAAGGAACAATGTTCATGCAAAATTGGGAGTTCCCCGGCATTTTACTGTTCTGACAAGGGACTTGGCTGAAGTTACTG TTCCATGCTGGGATGATGTTGCTGTGTCAAATGCTGAGGCAAGAGAGTCAAAACATTCAGAAAGCAAGAGCATTGGATATGTGTTAGATGAATG GGACGAGGAGTATGACCGTGGAAAGACCAAGAAAATCAGAAATTCAAAGGAAGACTACGGTGGACCAAACCCCTTCCAGGAGGAGGCCAACTACATCTCACAGAGAAACATGAAACAGAGGACCTATCAACCCAAATCCTGGAAGAAACATGCCCATGTTAGAAGATGA
- the LOC127775674 gene encoding formin-like protein 6 translates to MSLFRRLFHRRPPQGLVEISDNIFVFNHCFSTDFFEEDELKPYIGGILKQLIGRYSIDSFMVFNFEGSKKDNQIASIFSDFDMSVMGYPRNYEGCPLLTMEMIHHFVRSSESWLSLGQDNFLLIHSEQGGWPVLAFALAALLLYLRRYNNERKALEMVYKQAPPGLVEHFSPLNPAPSQMRYLKYVSRRHMSREQWPPADRMINLNCVIIRGVPNFDGKGGCRPILQIYGPDPFAPNDKSTKVLFSTPKTSDSVQLYTQEDSEIIKFNARCPVQGDVVMECISLDENFEHEVMVFRVMFNMTFIEDNLLLLDRDQIDILWDTKLRFPVDFRVEVIFSEMDTITSLNSSQLSSEDKENFSRVEDAFSHLDWSTKSDDVTTNATEQNGSNNEHDGFDAVSLQETENSNSTSEHSLLGTRSVQVIQMETEHNHSSAPTFDIVKDPVADTHSLPETYSLALKSQEHKLFEDSSPRELPKLDTTKNNPNSDLPSANSRDSEAAGDAAVAEWSDTNTDTFLSDTPSSSSPSSPQKFDEDSMEAGIVEIQTQTAEPQRC, encoded by the exons atGTCGCTGTTCCGGCGGCTGTTCCACCGGCGGCCGCCACAGGGGCTCGTGGAGATCTCCGACAACATTTTCG TGTTTAACCACTGCTTCTCCACGGATTTCTTTGAAGAAGATGAGCTGAAACCGTACATCGGAGGCATCTTGAAACAGCTAATTGGCCGCTATTCCATTGACTCATTCATGGTGTTCAATTTTGAGGGAAGCAAGAAGGACAACCAAATTGCCAGCATTTTCTCGGACTTTGATATGAGTGTGATGGGTTACCCACGAAACTATGAGGGATGCCCCTTGCTCACCATGGAGATGATTCACCATTTCGTGAGGTCTAGTGAAAGTTGGCTCTCATTAGGCCAGGACAACTTCTTGCTTATACATTCAGAACAGGGGGGATGGCCAGTCCTTGCTTTCGCATTGGCAGCCCTACTGCTTTACCTCCGAAGATATAATAATGAGAGGAAAGCATTGGAAATGGTCTACAAACAGGCACCACCTGGGCTAGTAGAGCACTTCTCACCACTGAACCCGGCTCCTTCTCAGATGAGATACTTGAAGTATGTGTCAAGACGGCACATGTCACGGGAACAATGGCCTCCAGCTGATAGAATGATAAATTTGAATTGTGTAATCATCAGAGGGGTGCCAAATTTTGATGGAAAAGGAGGATGTAGACCAATATTGCAGATTTATGGTCCAGATCCTTTTGCTCCTAATGACAAAAGTACTAAAGTTCTCTTTTCAACCCCAAAGACAAGTGATTCTGTCCAGCTCTACACACAG GAAGATTCTGAGATAATCAAGTTTAATGCCCGGTGTCCTGTTCAAGGAGATGTTGTCATGGAGTGCATTAGCCTGGATGAAAACTTTGAACATGAAGTGATGGTGTTCAGGGTCATGTTTAACATGACTTTTATTGAAGACAACCTATTGCTACTTGATAGGGACCAGATTGACATTCTGTGGGACACAAAACTCCGGTTTCCTGTAGATTTCAGAGTTGAG GTTATATTTTCGGAGATGGACACAATCACATCGCTTAACTCATCTCAATTATCAAGTGAGGATAAGGAAAACTTTTCTAGGGTTGAAGATGCATTCAGTCATCTGGATTGGTCAACCAAAAGCGATGACGTGACAACTAATGCAACAGAACAGAATGGGTCTAACAATGAGCATGATGGCTTTGATGCAGTATCTCTTCAGGAAACAGAAAACAGCAATTCCACATCTGAACATAGCTTGCTAGGAACCAGATCTGTCCAGGTTATTCAGATGGAAACAGAACATAACCATTCTTCTGCGCCAACGTTCGACATTGTCAAAGATCCGGTTGCTGATACACATTCCTTGCCAGAAACTTACTCACTTGCACTAAAATCTCAAGAGCACAAACTCTTTGAAGATTCATCTCCAAGGGAGCTACCAAAATTGGATACCACCAAGAACAACCCCAACTCCGACCTGCCTTCGGCGAATTCACGAGACTCAGAAGCTGCTGGTGATGCTGCTGTTGCTGAATGGTCAGACACCAACACGGACACGTTCCTGTCAGATACACCTTCAAGCAGCTCTCCATCAAGCCCGCAGAAGTTCGATGAAGATTCCATGGAGGCTGGAATTGTTGAGATCCAGACACAAACAGCAGAACCTCAAAGATGTTGA
- the LOC127777936 gene encoding BTB/POZ domain-containing protein NPY1-like — translation MKFMKLGSKPDAFQTDGGGDSRYVLSELPSDIVIHVEEARFYLHKFPLLSKSSLLQRLIIEASQNGTDEVYIHDIPGGVKIFEICAKFCYGMVVTLNAYNVVAARCAAEFLGMTEDVDKSNLVFKIEVFLNSGIFRSWKDSIIALQTTDALLPWSEQLKLAARCIDSIASKATSNPCNVVWSYTYNRKSASSDEIVEARKNSQPVPKDWWVEDLCELDVDLYKRVMVAVKSRGRITSDVVGEALKAYASRWLPECFDAAAIDDDAYSMAYNHLLETIVWLLPSDKGSSCCSCRFFLKLLKVAVLIGSGEMLKEELMDRVILQLHKASVCDLLIPARPPALTTYDIQLVLTLVGRFMRRAGVTEDGIFLNNLDQEMFETDVDDESLLALSKIVDGYLAEVASDPNLSVSSFVAVATSMPDAARATHDGLYTAIDVFLKLHPNLPKAEKRKISSLMDVKKLSKEACIHAAQNDRLPLRVVVQVLFFEQLRAAAGGNNPPAAAASGGIARRLVEEEDDDDDDVGGGGGGDWSKSRALPTPTPSLLKKQLGSLKLAAAGDEGGGGDDGRRLARVSSVANQSSRLSLSSRSRRMFDRLWAGGKPPGGEVVSKSSDTSGSSQSPRSSAKPPASKSSSSSSRNRRYSVS, via the exons TTCCCCTTACTATCCAAGAGTAGCCTTCTACAGAGGCTGATCATTGAGGCCAGCCAGAATGGCACTGATGAAGTTTACATCCATGACATCCCTGGTGGAGTGAAAATATTTGAGATCTGTGCAAAGTTCTGCTATGGCATGGTTGTGACCCTCAACGCGTACAATGTCGTCGCCGCAAGATGTGCAGCCGAGTTCCTTGGGATGACTGAAGATGTTGACAAGAGCAACCTGGTGTTCAAGATCGAGGTGTTCCTCAACTCCGGCATCTTCAGAAGCTGGAAAGACTCGATCATAGCGCTGCAAACCACTGATGCATTGCTACCATGGTCAGAGCAGCTGAAGCTGGCTGCAAGATGCATTGACTCCATTGCTTCCAAGGCTACCTCCAACCCCTGCAATGTGGTGTGGTCATACACATACAACCGGAAATCGGCGTCGTCCGATGAGATTGTGGAAGCGAGGAAGAACTCGCAGCCGGTTCCGAAAGACTGGTGGGTTGAGGATCTGTGTGAGCTGGATGTAGACCTCTACAAGCGTGTCATGGTTGCTGTCAAGTCCAGAGGAAGGATCACTTCTGATGTTGTTGGGGAAGCTCTCAAGGCCTATGCTTCAAGGTGGCTTCCTGAATGCTTCGACGCCGCGGCAATCGATGACGACGCCTACTCCATGGCGTACAACCATCTGCTCGAGACGATCGTCTGGCTGCTGCCGTCAGACAAGGGGTCATCGTGCTGCTCATGCCGGTTCTTCCTCAAGCTTCTGAAGGTCGCCGTCCTGATCGGCTCCGGTGAGATGCTGAAGGAGGAGCTCATGGACAGGGTGATCCTTCAGCTGCACAAGGCCTCTGTCTGTGACCTCCTGATCCCGGCAAGGCCACCGGCGTTGACCACCTACGACATCCAGCTGGTGCTGACGCTCGTCGGCAGGTTCATGAGGCGAGCCGGAGTGACTGAAGATGGGATCTTCCTCAACAACCTTGATCAAGAGATGTTCGAGACCGACGTCGACGATGAATCTTTGCTCGCACTGTCCAAGATTGTTGATGGATACTTGGCTGAGGTCGCCTCTGATCCAAACCTGTCGGTCTCGAGCTTCGTTGCAGTGGCGACCTCCATGCCTGATGCAGCAAGAGCAACCCATGATGGACTGTACACCGCCATTGATGTCTTTCTCAAG TTGCATCCGAATTTGCCGAAGGCGGAGAAGAGGAAGATCTCGAGCTTGATGGACGTGAAGAAGCTGTCCAAGGAGGCATGCATCCACGCAGCGCAGAACGATCGCCTCCCGCTCCGCGTCGTCGTGCAGGTGCTCTTCTTCGAGCAGctgcgcgccgcggcggggggcAACAacccgccggcggcagcggcgagcggcggcattGCGCGGCGTctcgtggaggaggaggacgatgacgacgacgatgtcggcggcggaggcggtggggaCTGGAGCAAGTCCCGCGcgctgccgacgccgacgccgtcgctgcTCAAGAAGCAGCTCGGGAGCCtgaagctcgccgccgccggcgacgagggcggcggcggcgacgacgggcggcggctggcgagggTGAGCAGCGTGGCGAACCAGAGCAGCAGGCTGTCGCTGTCGTCGCGGTCGCGGCGGATGTTCGACAGGCTGTGGGCCGGCGGGAAGCcgcccggcggcgaggtggtcagCAAGAGCTCCGACACGTCGGGGAGCTCGCAGAGCCCGAGGTCGTCGGCGAAGCCGCCGGCGTCCAAGtcgtcgagctcgtcgtcgaggAATCGGCGCTACTCCGTCTCGTAG